In Mycobacteriales bacterium, a single genomic region encodes these proteins:
- a CDS encoding lactate utilization protein B: protein MTVFLGLPRADPESHLHGAPFPQAARAAIADTQLRRNLGNATATIRAKRARVVGEVPDWAALRAAGAAIKDDTLARLPELLVQLEEAVTARGGTVHWARDATEANRIVTALVQATGADEVVKVKSMATQEIGLNEALEAAGIAAWETDLAELIVQLGHDTPSHILVPAIHRNRAEIREIFLREMGRVGLPAPADLTDSPPALADAARRHLRQKFLDARVAISGANFAVASTGTLSVVESEGNGRMCITLPRTLITVMGIEKLVPTWQDLEVFLQLLPRSSTGERMNPYTSMWSGAVEGQEFHLVLLDNGRTAVLSDPEGRAALRCIRCSACLNVCPVYERTGGHAYGSIYPGPIGAVLSPQMTGPSQNSTLPYASSLCGACYDACPVAIDIPSMLVHLRSQVPHPAAERAVMRSVAYAMGSPRRWAVALAVSKAGRLLGRRRGRLSTLPPPLSGWTSSRDLPLPPAESFRDWWTRTHGDGS from the coding sequence GTGACGGTCTTCCTGGGGCTGCCGCGGGCGGACCCGGAGTCGCACCTGCACGGGGCGCCGTTCCCGCAGGCGGCCCGGGCCGCGATCGCCGACACCCAGCTGCGCCGCAACCTCGGCAACGCGACCGCGACGATCCGGGCCAAGCGGGCCCGGGTGGTCGGCGAGGTGCCGGACTGGGCGGCGCTGCGCGCGGCCGGCGCGGCGATCAAGGACGACACCCTGGCCCGGCTGCCGGAGCTGCTGGTCCAGCTGGAGGAGGCGGTGACCGCGCGGGGCGGCACCGTGCACTGGGCCCGGGACGCGACCGAGGCCAACCGGATCGTCACGGCGCTGGTGCAGGCGACCGGGGCCGACGAGGTCGTCAAGGTCAAGTCGATGGCGACCCAGGAGATCGGCCTCAACGAGGCCTTGGAGGCGGCCGGGATCGCGGCCTGGGAGACCGACCTGGCCGAGCTGATCGTGCAGCTCGGGCACGACACCCCGTCGCACATCCTGGTGCCGGCGATCCACCGCAACCGGGCCGAGATCCGGGAGATCTTCCTGCGCGAGATGGGCCGGGTCGGGCTGCCCGCGCCGGCCGACCTCACCGACTCGCCGCCGGCGCTGGCCGATGCGGCCCGGCGGCACCTGCGGCAGAAGTTCCTCGACGCCCGGGTCGCGATCTCCGGCGCGAACTTCGCGGTCGCCTCGACCGGCACGCTGTCCGTGGTCGAGTCCGAGGGCAACGGGCGGATGTGCATCACGCTGCCGCGCACGCTGATCACCGTGATGGGCATCGAGAAGCTGGTGCCGACCTGGCAGGACCTGGAGGTGTTCCTGCAGCTGCTGCCGCGCTCGTCCACGGGCGAGCGGATGAACCCGTACACGTCGATGTGGTCGGGGGCGGTGGAGGGGCAGGAGTTCCACCTGGTGCTGCTGGACAACGGGCGTACGGCGGTGCTCAGCGACCCGGAGGGCCGGGCCGCGCTGCGGTGCATCCGGTGCTCGGCCTGCCTGAACGTGTGCCCGGTCTACGAGCGGACCGGCGGGCACGCGTACGGGTCGATCTACCCGGGGCCGATCGGGGCGGTGCTGTCGCCGCAGATGACCGGGCCGTCGCAGAACTCGACCCTGCCGTACGCGTCCTCGCTCTGCGGGGCCTGCTACGACGCCTGCCCGGTGGCGATCGACATCCCCTCGATGCTCGTGCACCTGCGCTCGCAGGTCCCGCACCCGGCGGCGGAGCGCGCGGTGATGCGATCGGTCGCGTACGCGATGGGGTCACCGCGGCGGTGGGCGGTCGCGCTGGCGGTGTCCAAGGCGGGTCGCCTGCTCGGCCGGCGCCGCGGCCGGCTCTCGACCCTGCCGCCGCCCCTGTCCGGCTGGACCTCCAGCCGCGACCTGCCCCTCCCACCGGCCGAGTCCTTCCGGGACTGGTGGACCCGCACGCACGGGGACGGCTCGTGA
- a CDS encoding alkaline phosphatase produces the protein HVPDRDDQSEIARQFLVDSEPDVILGGGEDWWLPAGTPGAYPDEGDEASKGTEGNLIARARQLGYDYVSTRAQLRASDSRKLLGLFANEEMFTAENEGEGGEYAPVVPLPELATKALDVLSRDRDGFFLFLEEEGIDEMAHANNAHLVLTAGQALDRTVAVAKAFAARHPGTLILVEGDHETGGLAIENVDPADESGDGASAEDGPFTVAGTDLKFTVDWTTNQHTGAATPLTAEGPGAARLGRVQQNTAVHDAVLAAMRH, from the coding sequence CATGTCCCCGACCGGGACGACCAGAGCGAGATCGCCCGGCAGTTCCTCGTCGACAGCGAGCCGGACGTGATCCTGGGCGGCGGCGAGGACTGGTGGCTGCCGGCCGGCACGCCGGGGGCGTACCCGGACGAGGGCGACGAGGCGAGCAAGGGCACCGAGGGCAACCTGATCGCCCGCGCCCGGCAGCTCGGCTACGACTACGTGAGCACCCGGGCGCAGCTGCGGGCCAGCGACTCCCGCAAGCTGCTGGGCCTGTTCGCCAACGAGGAGATGTTCACCGCCGAGAACGAGGGCGAGGGTGGGGAGTACGCGCCGGTCGTGCCGTTGCCGGAGCTGGCGACCAAGGCGCTGGACGTGCTGTCCCGGGACCGGGACGGGTTCTTCCTCTTCCTCGAGGAGGAGGGCATCGACGAGATGGCGCACGCGAACAACGCGCACCTCGTGCTGACCGCCGGCCAGGCGCTGGACCGGACCGTCGCGGTCGCGAAGGCGTTCGCCGCCCGGCACCCGGGCACGCTGATCCTGGTCGAGGGTGACCACGAGACCGGTGGGCTCGCGATCGAGAACGTCGACCCGGCCGACGAGTCCGGGGACGGCGCCTCGGCCGAGGACGGTCCGTTCACGGTCGCCGGTACGGACCTGAAGTTCACCGTCGACTGGACCACCAACCAGCACACCGGCGCGGCGACGCCGCTGACCGCGGAGGGACCGGGAGCGGCCCGGCTCGGGCGCGTGCAGCAGAACACCGCCGTCCACGACGCCGTCCTCGCCGCGATGCGGCACTGA
- a CDS encoding alpha/beta fold hydrolase produces the protein MLSALPPARRRLLLGVVAVVVVAVLLAVVLVVLQRVGRPAAAAPVRQDVPGPVLLVPGYGGATTALDALAARLRAAGRDATVVRLPGDGTGELTDQATVLDKAARAELAAGAPSVDVIGYSAGGVVARLWAEQEGGAAVARRIVTLGSPHHGTSIAALGASLLPGQCPTACQELVPNSVLLNRLNTDETPAGPVWVSLWTTQDQVVDPPDSARLDGALNIPVQSVCADAQLDHGQLPTDRLVQALVLSVLGPAAPTQPTPADCSTLRA, from the coding sequence ATGCTCTCCGCCCTGCCTCCCGCACGGCGCCGGCTCCTGCTCGGCGTCGTCGCGGTGGTCGTGGTGGCGGTGCTGCTCGCGGTCGTGCTGGTGGTCCTCCAGCGAGTCGGCAGGCCCGCGGCCGCGGCCCCGGTCCGGCAGGACGTACCCGGCCCGGTCCTGCTCGTCCCCGGGTACGGCGGCGCGACCACGGCCCTGGACGCGCTCGCGGCCCGGCTGCGCGCGGCCGGCCGGGACGCGACCGTGGTCCGGCTGCCCGGCGATGGCACCGGCGAGCTGACGGACCAGGCGACCGTGCTGGACAAGGCCGCCCGGGCCGAGCTCGCGGCCGGGGCGCCGTCGGTGGACGTGATCGGCTACTCGGCCGGCGGGGTGGTGGCCCGGCTCTGGGCCGAGCAGGAGGGCGGGGCCGCGGTCGCCCGCCGGATCGTCACGCTCGGCTCCCCGCACCACGGGACGTCGATCGCCGCGCTGGGGGCCTCGCTGCTGCCCGGGCAGTGCCCGACCGCGTGCCAGGAGCTGGTCCCGAACAGCGTGCTGCTGAACCGGCTGAACACCGACGAGACCCCGGCCGGACCGGTCTGGGTGTCGCTCTGGACGACCCAGGACCAGGTCGTCGACCCACCGGACTCGGCCCGCCTGGACGGCGCGCTGAACATCCCGGTCCAGTCCGTCTGCGCCGACGCGCAGCTCGACCACGGCCAGCTGCCGACCGACCGGCTGGTGCAGGCGCTGGTGCTGTCCGTGCTCGGCCCGGCCGCCCCGACCCAGCCGACCCCGGCGGACTGCTCGACGCTGCGGGCCTGA
- a CDS encoding molybdopterin-dependent oxidoreductase: MTSDNGAPIGRRVVLGVLAFGALGVAFGRTLSDAEQGVLGVVGPRDPTGLTQLIPAGAGFRFYSVTSSIPRRDPATLRVSVGGLVRTPRAWSMAQLAAMPQTTLERDFQCVTGWRVPSVAWSGVALPDLLDAVRPRPEATAVRFTSYDGSYSESLTLDQARRRDVLVATSMQGGPISNAHGGPVRLAVLPMYGYKSTKWLDTIELTADVQPGYWEHRGYDVDGFVGRSNGRSDEPTG, from the coding sequence GTGACGTCGGACAACGGTGCGCCGATCGGACGGCGCGTCGTCCTCGGCGTGCTCGCGTTCGGCGCGCTCGGCGTCGCGTTCGGGCGCACGCTGTCCGACGCCGAGCAGGGCGTACTCGGGGTCGTCGGCCCGCGCGACCCGACCGGCCTGACCCAGCTGATCCCGGCCGGCGCCGGCTTCCGGTTCTACTCGGTGACCAGCTCGATCCCGCGCCGCGACCCCGCCACCCTGCGGGTCTCCGTCGGCGGGCTGGTCCGTACGCCCCGGGCCTGGTCGATGGCCCAGCTGGCGGCCATGCCGCAGACCACGCTGGAGCGCGACTTCCAGTGCGTCACCGGTTGGCGGGTCCCGTCGGTGGCCTGGTCCGGGGTCGCGTTGCCGGACCTGCTCGACGCGGTCCGGCCCAGGCCCGAGGCCACGGCCGTCCGGTTCACCTCCTACGACGGGTCGTACTCGGAGAGCCTGACCCTGGACCAGGCCCGCCGCCGGGACGTGCTGGTGGCGACCTCGATGCAGGGCGGGCCGATCAGCAACGCGCACGGCGGCCCGGTCCGCCTCGCCGTCCTGCCCATGTACGGCTACAAGTCCACCAAGTGGCTGGACACCATCGAGCTGACCGCGGACGTCCAACCGGGCTACTGGGAGCACCGCGGCTACGACGTCGACGGCTTCGTCGGCAGGTCCAACGGACGCAGCGATGAACCCACCGGCTGA
- a CDS encoding VOC family protein, with the protein MALDFQLVIDSAQPHVLADWWAETLGWDVEGTDEGFIRSMIDKGFATVEDTVVHDGQLKWKTGAAINHPDGKESGRPRILFQLVPEGKTVKNRLHLDLRPVAEASEMQLSDLEARGATFLWTGEEGPHAKWVTMADPEGNEFCVPTA; encoded by the coding sequence ATGGCTCTCGACTTCCAGCTCGTCATCGACTCCGCCCAGCCCCACGTGCTCGCCGACTGGTGGGCCGAGACGCTCGGCTGGGACGTCGAGGGGACCGACGAGGGGTTCATCCGCTCGATGATCGACAAGGGGTTCGCCACCGTGGAGGACACGGTCGTCCACGACGGGCAGCTGAAGTGGAAGACCGGGGCGGCGATCAACCACCCGGACGGCAAGGAGAGCGGACGGCCGCGGATCCTGTTCCAGCTGGTGCCGGAGGGCAAGACCGTGAAGAACCGGCTCCACCTGGACCTGCGCCCGGTCGCCGAGGCGAGTGAGATGCAGCTCTCGGATCTGGAGGCGCGCGGGGCGACCTTCCTCTGGACCGGCGAGGAGGGGCCGCACGCGAAGTGGGTGACGATGGCCGACCCCGAGGGCAACGAGTTCTGCGTGCCGACGGCCTAG
- a CDS encoding ABC transporter ATP-binding protein: MTAAIRTVGLTKRYGSVTAVDGIELDVQPGDIYGFLGPNGSGKTTTVRMLLGLVLPTSGTVEVLGAPIPKQARSVLWKVGALVESPAAYGHLGARANLSIMDAAGPGGSRRTRKARIDEALEEVGLAGVGRRPVKAYSLGMRQRLGIAAALLRRPELLILDEPTNGLDPRGIQEMRALLLGLNESAGTTIFLSSHLLAEVEHLCRRVGVLDRGRLVLQDTLASLRAPTGSVVLRTPDPEWAVALLDGELRSREGDRLVVRAADPAALNARLVGHGIRISELTEERRSLEDVVLAATTSSSDRVDGHTIQVGTSGPRAEILDSDDSAWSRPPDAPTPMPLPSRRPHTDPTPASPAPAAPSSNGFRSGPAADGSRTEPAADGSRTEPAEPDGVRNGPRAEAEPATEESP; this comes from the coding sequence GTGACGGCCGCGATCAGGACCGTGGGGCTGACCAAGCGGTACGGGTCGGTCACCGCGGTGGACGGGATCGAGCTCGACGTGCAGCCGGGCGACATCTACGGCTTCCTCGGCCCGAACGGCTCCGGCAAGACCACCACCGTCCGGATGCTGCTCGGGCTGGTGCTGCCGACCTCGGGCACGGTGGAGGTGCTCGGCGCCCCGATCCCGAAACAGGCCCGGTCGGTGCTCTGGAAGGTCGGGGCGCTGGTCGAGTCGCCGGCCGCGTACGGGCATCTGGGCGCGCGGGCGAACCTCTCGATCATGGACGCGGCCGGGCCCGGCGGGTCCCGGCGAACCCGCAAGGCCCGCATCGACGAGGCGCTGGAAGAGGTCGGGCTGGCCGGCGTCGGGCGGCGGCCGGTCAAGGCGTACTCGCTGGGGATGCGGCAGCGGCTCGGCATCGCCGCCGCCCTGCTGCGCCGGCCCGAGCTGCTCATCCTGGACGAGCCGACCAACGGGCTGGACCCGCGCGGCATCCAGGAGATGCGCGCGCTGCTGCTCGGGCTGAACGAGTCCGCGGGCACCACCATCTTCCTGTCCAGCCACCTGCTGGCCGAGGTCGAGCACCTCTGCCGGCGGGTCGGCGTGCTCGACCGCGGCCGGCTGGTCCTGCAGGACACGCTGGCCTCGCTGCGGGCGCCGACCGGGTCGGTCGTGCTGCGGACGCCGGACCCGGAGTGGGCGGTCGCGCTGCTGGACGGCGAGCTGCGCTCCCGCGAGGGCGACCGGCTGGTCGTCCGGGCCGCCGACCCGGCCGCGCTGAACGCCCGGCTGGTCGGGCACGGGATCCGGATCTCCGAGCTGACCGAGGAACGCCGCTCGCTGGAGGACGTCGTGCTGGCCGCGACCACCAGCAGCTCGGACCGGGTGGACGGGCACACGATCCAGGTCGGCACCAGCGGGCCGCGGGCGGAGATCCTCGACAGCGACGACTCGGCCTGGTCCCGGCCGCCGGACGCGCCGACCCCGATGCCACTCCCGAGCCGCCGCCCCCACACCGACCCCACCCCTGCCAGCCCGGCCCCTGCCGCCCCCTCCTCGAACGGGTTCCGGAGCGGCCCGGCCGCGGATGGAAGCCGGACCGAGCCGGCCGCGGATGGAAGCCGGACCGAGCCGGCCGAGCCGGACGGGGTCCGGAACGGGCCGCGCGCCGAGGCCGAGCCCGCGACCGAGGAGAGCCCGTGA
- a CDS encoding ABC transporter permease: MIGVELVKMLRRPRTWVVIALIDALPTLVAFLLALTDVGPRPGTGPAFLSAVLNNGVLFPAAALAIVLPLFLPVSVAIVSGDSIAGEAQAGTLRYLLARPAGRTRLLVAKLVTVLVFVAMAVVVVVVTAYFVGTSLFGTSQLAGGNIVSVSGEPLTPQQAALRTLLAMAFVAFSMLGVAAMAVFLSTLSDSPLAAAMGALAFLVASSLLLTLDAADSIRPYLPTRYWLAFVDLFRQPILWRDIVRGVGLQAVYVAVLLGAAWANFTTKDIKS; this comes from the coding sequence GTGATCGGTGTCGAGCTGGTCAAGATGCTGCGCCGGCCACGGACCTGGGTGGTGATCGCGCTCATCGACGCGCTGCCCACGCTGGTCGCGTTCCTGCTCGCGCTGACCGACGTCGGCCCGCGCCCCGGGACCGGACCGGCGTTCCTGTCCGCGGTGCTGAACAACGGCGTGCTGTTCCCGGCGGCGGCGCTGGCGATCGTGCTGCCGCTGTTCCTGCCGGTGTCGGTGGCGATCGTGTCCGGCGACTCGATCGCGGGTGAGGCCCAGGCCGGGACGCTGCGCTACCTGCTCGCGCGGCCGGCCGGGCGGACCCGGCTGCTGGTGGCGAAGCTGGTCACGGTGCTCGTCTTCGTGGCGATGGCGGTCGTGGTCGTCGTCGTGACGGCGTACTTCGTGGGCACGTCGCTGTTCGGGACCTCGCAGCTGGCCGGCGGGAACATCGTGTCGGTCTCGGGCGAGCCGCTGACCCCGCAGCAGGCGGCGCTGCGGACGCTGCTGGCGATGGCGTTCGTGGCCTTCTCGATGCTCGGGGTCGCGGCGATGGCGGTGTTCCTGTCCACGCTGAGCGACTCGCCGCTGGCGGCCGCGATGGGCGCGCTGGCGTTCCTGGTCGCGTCGTCGCTGCTGCTGACGCTGGACGCGGCCGACTCGATCCGGCCGTACCTGCCGACGCGGTACTGGCTGGCGTTCGTGGACCTGTTCCGGCAACCGATCCTCTGGCGCGACATCGTCCGCGGGGTCGGCCTGCAGGCCGTCTACGTCGCCGTCCTCCTCGGCGCCGCCTGGGCCAACTTCACCACCAAGGACATCAAGAGCTGA
- a CDS encoding cytochrome b/b6 domain-containing protein: protein MNPPAELTRFAPSSRAVHRATAVLGVVCLATAAALYLEPIAELVGRRNVVVDIHVWSGLALPVPALLGVLARATRADFVLLNRFTRTDRDWLRLRNRRTAGLPVGKFNAGQKLNASLSAGGGLVLLGTGLIMAYGRRSPLNLRIGATFVHDWTAFAFLLLVLGHVWFASHDEDARRGMRTGLVPAGWALREHPAWAAEAGAAASGLPRTTIGDAGIMDPQDAARIRHRADDLLPEELAAGSDDPRAEAAAILADSDEREDHPSANEHRTSADATDPLGRND, encoded by the coding sequence ATGAACCCACCGGCTGAGCTGACCCGGTTCGCGCCGTCGTCGCGGGCCGTGCACCGGGCCACCGCCGTGCTGGGCGTCGTCTGCCTGGCCACCGCGGCCGCGCTCTACCTGGAGCCGATCGCGGAGCTCGTCGGCCGCCGCAACGTCGTCGTGGACATCCACGTCTGGTCCGGGCTGGCGCTGCCCGTACCGGCCCTGCTCGGCGTGCTGGCCCGGGCCACCCGGGCGGACTTCGTGCTGCTCAACCGCTTCACCCGGACCGACCGGGACTGGCTGCGGCTGCGCAACCGGCGCACCGCCGGGCTCCCGGTCGGCAAGTTCAACGCCGGGCAGAAGCTCAACGCCTCGCTCTCGGCCGGCGGCGGGCTGGTGCTGCTCGGGACCGGCCTGATCATGGCGTACGGGCGGCGCTCGCCGCTGAACCTGCGCATCGGCGCGACGTTCGTGCACGACTGGACCGCGTTCGCGTTCCTGCTGCTGGTCCTCGGGCACGTCTGGTTCGCCTCCCACGACGAGGACGCCCGGCGGGGGATGCGGACCGGCCTGGTCCCGGCGGGCTGGGCGCTGCGCGAGCACCCGGCCTGGGCCGCGGAGGCGGGCGCGGCGGCGTCGGGGTTGCCCCGGACCACGATCGGGGATGCCGGGATCATGGATCCACAGGACGCGGCGCGCATCCGGCACCGGGCCGACGACCTGCTGCCCGAGGAGCTGGCCGCGGGCAGCGACGACCCCCGGGCGGAGGCGGCGGCGATCCTGGCCGACTCCGACGAGCGCGAGGACCACCCGTCGGCGAACGAGCACCGCACCTCCGCCGACGCGACGGACCCCCTGGGCCGGAACGACTGA
- a CDS encoding (Fe-S)-binding protein translates to MRIALFLTCLVDAVVPAAGKATVELLERLGHEVVFPPGQTCCGQMHVNTGYPGEALPLIRRYVETFEPYEAVVAPSGSCVGSVRHQHAAVASGDPALAARAAAVAARTYELSEFLVDVLGVTDVGASYPHRVTYHPTCHSLRLLRVGDKPLRLLREVRGLDLVELPGAEECCGFGGTFAVKNADTSTAMLADKMRAVLDTRAEVCAASDSSCLLHIGGGLSRLRTGVRTVHLAEILASREGS, encoded by the coding sequence GTGCGGATCGCGCTGTTCCTGACCTGTCTGGTCGACGCCGTGGTGCCGGCCGCCGGGAAGGCGACCGTCGAGCTGCTGGAGCGGCTCGGGCACGAGGTCGTGTTCCCGCCCGGCCAGACCTGCTGCGGGCAGATGCACGTCAACACCGGCTACCCGGGCGAGGCGCTGCCGCTGATCCGCCGGTACGTCGAGACCTTCGAGCCGTACGAGGCCGTGGTCGCCCCGTCCGGGTCCTGCGTCGGCTCGGTCCGGCACCAGCACGCGGCGGTCGCGTCCGGCGACCCGGCGCTGGCCGCGCGGGCGGCGGCGGTGGCGGCCCGGACGTACGAGCTGTCGGAGTTCCTCGTCGACGTGCTCGGGGTGACCGACGTCGGGGCGTCGTACCCGCACCGGGTCACGTACCACCCGACCTGCCACTCACTGCGGCTGCTGCGGGTCGGGGACAAGCCGCTGCGGCTGCTGCGCGAGGTCCGCGGGCTGGACCTGGTCGAGCTGCCCGGCGCGGAGGAGTGCTGCGGGTTCGGCGGCACGTTCGCGGTGAAGAACGCGGACACCTCGACCGCGATGCTGGCCGACAAGATGCGCGCGGTCCTGGACACCCGGGCCGAGGTCTGCGCGGCGAGCGACTCGTCCTGCCTGCTGCACATCGGCGGCGGGCTGTCCCGGCTCCGGACCGGGGTCCGGACCGTCCACCTGGCCGAGATCCTGGCCTCCCGGGAGGGCTCATGA
- a CDS encoding LUD domain-containing protein encodes MSSARDEVLGRIRRALADRPAPAEVRRDYRRTGELDRTALLDLLVDRLVDYKASVRRCAEPELAGTLVDALTERGAARVVVPPGLPWDLPGAVRDDDLTAAELDDLDGVVTACAVAVAETGTIVLDSSPDQGRRMITLVPDYHLCVVRADQVVQIVPEAVARLDPDRPLTWISGPSATSDIELNRVEGVHGPRTLEVVLVD; translated from the coding sequence GTGAGCTCCGCGCGGGACGAGGTGCTGGGGCGGATCCGCCGGGCGCTGGCGGACCGGCCGGCGCCGGCGGAGGTGCGGCGGGACTACCGGCGGACCGGCGAGCTGGACCGGACCGCGCTGCTCGACCTGCTGGTGGACCGGCTGGTCGACTACAAGGCGTCCGTACGCCGCTGCGCCGAGCCGGAGCTGGCCGGCACCCTGGTCGACGCGCTCACCGAACGCGGCGCCGCCCGGGTCGTGGTCCCGCCCGGACTGCCCTGGGACCTGCCCGGCGCCGTCCGGGACGACGATCTCACCGCCGCCGAGCTGGACGACCTGGACGGGGTCGTCACCGCCTGCGCGGTCGCGGTCGCCGAGACCGGCACGATCGTGCTCGACTCCTCGCCCGACCAGGGCCGCCGGATGATCACCCTGGTGCCGGACTACCACCTGTGCGTGGTCCGCGCCGACCAGGTCGTGCAGATCGTGCCCGAGGCGGTGGCCCGGCTGGACCCGGACCGCCCGCTGACCTGGATCAGCGGGCCGTCCGCGACCAGCGACATCGAGCTGAACCGGGTCGAGGGCGTGCACGGCCCGCGCACCCTGGAGGTCGTGCTCGTCGACTAG